One Brachybacterium kimchii genomic window carries:
- a CDS encoding polysaccharide biosynthesis protein produces the protein MNTETDQSRAERPGLQRNAPQVAVAVLGTSDAVLAIVSWAFVLLISSRLAPLETLLLGAVAVIVQFAAGLVTGLYLRRVAIGSAAEFRLLVATSLVPLVAVLIVGLATAGTGALVEILLAWALTVVLAGTSRFLLRVWLDRGSRPLSGTPVVVVGASLVGTTLVEQMLRDKDGAYLPVAFVDDDTARRRFSFRGVRVRGTTSQLAEVISETGAEGAVVAIGRADADLYADIAEQLAGTDHWVRTVPSAREMLGVKPGVGSIRDIDVADLIGRPTSFPDLTLARSMITGHRVLVTGAGGSIGSELCRQIHAMDPASLIMLDRDESALHALSMSLSGSALLDTPDFVLADIRDPEALDEVFARHRPEIVFHAAALKHLPMLESYPEEAWKTNVHGTQNVIAAARSHGVQRFVNVSTDKAADPTSVLGASKRVAEGLTASAAATTDAVFASVRFGNVIGSRGSAIPAFAEQIRHGGPVTVTDEDVTRYFMTIPEACALVLFACAVGNRGEILVLDMGSPVRIVDIARRMMALMDTTCPIRYTGLRHGEKLHEVLFTPDEKDVVGRHDRVFHVLGHPIDPVTLPQPESDLDSIVTFGRSVLDGADTFRGSAALHPVEEVSSR, from the coding sequence ATGAACACGGAAACCGACCAGAGCAGAGCGGAGCGTCCAGGGCTCCAGAGGAACGCGCCACAGGTCGCGGTCGCCGTCCTCGGGACGTCCGACGCAGTCCTCGCGATCGTCTCCTGGGCCTTCGTCCTGCTGATCTCCTCGCGTCTGGCGCCGCTGGAGACGCTTCTGCTCGGCGCGGTCGCAGTCATCGTCCAGTTCGCGGCAGGCCTGGTCACAGGCCTGTACCTGCGGCGGGTCGCGATCGGGTCCGCGGCCGAGTTCCGCCTGCTGGTCGCGACCAGCCTGGTGCCGCTCGTCGCCGTCCTGATCGTCGGTCTCGCCACCGCGGGCACGGGCGCGCTCGTCGAGATCCTGCTGGCGTGGGCACTGACCGTCGTCCTCGCCGGCACGTCGCGGTTCCTGCTGCGCGTGTGGCTCGACCGGGGCAGCCGTCCTCTCTCGGGCACGCCCGTGGTCGTCGTCGGCGCGTCGCTCGTCGGCACTACGCTGGTCGAGCAGATGCTGCGCGACAAGGACGGCGCGTACCTGCCCGTCGCCTTCGTGGACGACGACACCGCGCGTCGGCGCTTCAGCTTCCGCGGGGTGAGGGTCAGGGGGACCACCTCCCAGCTCGCCGAGGTGATCAGCGAGACCGGCGCCGAGGGCGCCGTGGTCGCGATCGGCCGGGCCGACGCCGATCTCTATGCGGACATCGCCGAGCAGCTCGCGGGGACGGACCACTGGGTCCGCACCGTGCCGTCGGCTCGTGAGATGCTGGGCGTGAAGCCCGGGGTCGGCTCGATCCGAGACATCGACGTCGCGGACCTCATCGGCCGGCCGACGAGCTTCCCGGACCTCACGCTCGCCCGCTCGATGATCACCGGACACCGCGTGCTCGTCACCGGCGCCGGCGGGTCCATCGGCTCCGAGCTGTGCCGACAGATCCACGCGATGGACCCGGCCTCGCTGATCATGCTCGATCGCGACGAGTCCGCACTCCATGCGCTCTCGATGAGCCTCAGCGGCTCCGCCCTCCTGGACACCCCGGACTTCGTGCTCGCGGACATCCGGGACCCCGAGGCGCTCGACGAGGTCTTCGCCCGTCACCGCCCCGAGATCGTGTTCCACGCGGCCGCCCTCAAGCACCTGCCGATGCTCGAGAGCTACCCCGAGGAGGCGTGGAAGACCAACGTCCACGGCACCCAGAACGTGATCGCCGCCGCCCGCAGCCACGGCGTCCAGCGCTTCGTGAACGTGTCCACGGACAAGGCCGCCGACCCGACGAGCGTGCTGGGCGCCTCCAAGCGCGTGGCCGAGGGCCTCACCGCGAGCGCCGCCGCCACGACCGACGCCGTGTTCGCCTCCGTCCGCTTCGGGAACGTCATCGGTTCCCGCGGCTCGGCGATCCCGGCCTTCGCCGAGCAGATCCGCCACGGCGGTCCGGTCACGGTGACCGACGAGGACGTCACCCGCTACTTCATGACGATCCCCGAGGCCTGCGCGCTCGTGCTGTTCGCATGCGCCGTGGGCAACCGCGGCGAGATCCTGGTGCTCGACATGGGCAGCCCCGTGCGGATCGTCGACATCGCCCGCCGGATGATGGCGCTGATGGACACCACCTGCCCCATCCGCTACACGGGCCTGCGCCACGGCGAGAAGCTGCACGAGGTCCTGTTCACCCCGGACGAGAAGGACGTGGTGGGTCGCCACGATCGTGTGTTCCACGTCCTCGGCCATCCCATCGATCCCGTGACGCTGCCGCAGCCCGAGTCGGATCTCGACAGCATCGTCACCTTCGGCCGCTCCGTCCTGGACGGCGCGGACACCTTCCGCGGCAGCGCCGCGCTCCACCCCGTCGAGGAGGTCTCCAGCCGATGA